From Argopecten irradians isolate NY chromosome 3, Ai_NY, whole genome shotgun sequence:
TGGAGAAGGACTCCGAAAAGACGCCGTGTGTTCCCAGCCACCACTCAAGGGTTGGAAGTTGGTTGGCCTGTTAGCTTGGCATCACAAGGTGGTATGTCCTGCTAAATGTCTACCTCAGTACCCTGTAATAAGTTAACTCTTAAAAGTCAACATCACAACAAATACTCTATAATATTATAAACAGGAAACGTCCTATAACATATCTTAGCTGTGGACGTTAACCAAACCAAAATATGAACTAAAATCGGCTGGCCATAATGATTATACACAAACACACCAGCAAGGTATGAAGAGAATTATAATGTAGTGTTTCAAGGAACTCGTGatttgtttgtaaatgtttatttggGTTTCCTAAATAATTGTTTATACACAACACAACCTTCACTACTGCACATGACTGTTTTATTAATAGCTCATCTAGTCACGTGACCATCTTGACCAATGGTCAATGAGTAGAGATAAGGGTTAGCTGCATCAGTCAGTTTTTGGAGGGAGCTTCATCCAGCAGCTGAAATTTTGTTCATTATTTCTCTACATCAACATCTtgtttagttttaatttcaattcgCACTTACCAGACATCTTACGACTCGCTTTTCAACATGTGATTCTACTTTCGTTTTACAAGTGTTTTTTCAAACTCACGTGGCTTTGTTTACCTCTGGAACTATGACCCATGTCGATTTCCTTTGTTCGACGACGATGTTTTGAAAACTGTATTTATCACATGGATTACACGTTTTTCGATGTCCTGCTTTGAACAGTGATTTTTCATGTACTTTTTCTTGATTCTTTTACTGTGTAACATTGATGCATTGTTCCGTGTTTTGTGCTAAACTTCAATTTACCAGTGTTTACGTAAGTTCTACAAGTTGATAAACAACATGGCGTCGAGGAAGGGAAGTAACAGATCGAGAACTAGGCCTACGCCGTATGACCCTAATATGTTGGAGAATTGGACTTTAGCTCGATTGAAAGCAGCGTGCCGTGATAAAGGTTTGCAGTTTACGTCTAATATCAGACGTTTTGGACTTGTGCGACTTTTGCGCGATCATGAACGTGCCAACGAGGTCGAATCTCATTCAGAGTCCGGTCAGGATCAGCGCAGTAATCATGCCGTCCAAGGTGCGCGATCCCACAATCCTTCTAGTGACGTCACCCAAGATGGCCGCTCCCACGATGTTGACAATTTAACTTCACTACTCTCTGCATTATCGCAGTCAGTTAATTTGTTAAACTCAAAGGTGGATAATTTAGAACGAAGAATATATTTTAGAGGTATCAGTGCGGAATTCACTTCGATGCATCAGCCAGTCAATACTAGTGGTAGCGTTTCAATCGGCAATTTAGGTCGCGAGACTGTAAACCTGACCTTTGACGGGAACAATACTAGTGTGACTGACAACTCGTTCACCCTGTCTACGGCATACAGAGTTTTTAATTCTGGAGAGAACGTGTCCAGCATACCATCGGCAGCAGCGGGAAGTGCAAGTCAATTACCGGGATCTACAACTGCTGCAAGAACAGCCTTCGGATACGCTGCCCACACATTACCCTTAGTGGAAACCGTGTCTCCTCAAGTTCGGCAAAACATAGTGTCAGGTAAAGACATCAACTTAGCCTCACTTTTAATCTCCTTCTTTAAAGGCTCTGGTGACAATAGTGCAGTTGAGCAAAAACCCGATCACAGGCTGAACCGCATGCTAACTTTAGGAGAATTTATTCAAGCTTTCGGCACTTATAAACAAGTAATGTGTCAAACTTTTCCTCATAGAAGAGTTGAGCTAGACATGTACGAGCGTGACGTGATCGATATGGCCTCTCGTTTCCCAGGTCCGGGATTTTATGAGTATCACTGCCAATTCTCCATGCGGGCAGCTGCATATCTCAGATGGAATAATATTGGTGTTGATTGGTCAGTGCGCGACAATACGTTATTTAGTAGCATTTTCACTAATCGTCAGTCAAATGTGTGCATTTATTGTGGAAGTTCTTGACATCTTTCTACATTCTGTCCTTCTTCACCTGAACAGAACTCTATCCATCCGCAAGTCGCTAACACCATCATCAACACTGGAAAAATTTCCGACAAAACAACTTCTAATGTTAAGGTGGACACCCATGGTAGGCCTCGACTTTTCCACAACAATAAGGAAATATGTAATAACTTTAATGGAGATAGGGGTTGCAATGTCGCGGCATGTTCCAAATCACATGTGTGTTTAACGTGCAAGAATAACCATTCCAAATTAGAGTGCCCTTTAGAGATGACTGGGCTTCAacacaaaaagaaataaaacttgTGGCATCTACACCTATTTGTGTAGAAACTTTGAAACATGAACTTCGCGGTCATCCAGATTTGGTGTTTGTGTCAAGACTGCTAAATGGTTTATCAGTTGGATTTAATACGGGCTTTCTTCAAATACCTACCCGAACATTTGTGTGTCGAAACCTTCAATCAGCTCTTAAAGACCCAGAAACTGTTTCTATTTTACTACAGAAAGAGATTGATAAAGGCTTTCTTTTAGGACCATTTGATACTATTCCTTTCACTTAATGTCGGATCAAACCTATAGGTGTGGCTGaacataaatattcaaaaaaaGAAACGTTTGATAGTGGACATGTCTGCCCCACATGATGATCCCCTTAACCCTAGTATGAACAGTCTCATAGACAAAGATAGCCATTCTTTAAAGTATGTGAAGATTGACGACGCAATTACTTTAATCAAAAACCTAGGGAAAAGGTCGTGGCTAATGAAAACCGATATTTCAGACGCGTTTAAACTCCCACCAATTAGCCCAGAGTTATGGCCTTTACATGGAATTTCGtggaaagaaaaatactattttttcgTTAGACTCGTGTTCGGCAGCAGATCAAACCCAAAAATCTTTGATAGCCTGTCTATCGCAATTTCTTGGATCGCCCTAAACGTGTATGGTATAGAGAATGTTCTGCATCTTTTAGACGATTTCCTTGTGGTTCAACCCCCCCATGCTGATGCGACAGCCATCATGAATTCGTTTTTGGACATTTTTCATAAACTATGTGTGCCTATATCTATGCATAAGACTGAAGGTCCTTGTACATGCCTTGAGTACCTAGGTGTTTGTTTGGATTCTTCTAAAATGGAAGCTCGACTTCCATTAGAAAAAGTAAAGAGAATACGAGAAATTCTCGATTCTTTTTCGATGCGCAAGACTTGTACTAAATGTGAACTTTTAAGTCTCCTTGGACATATGAACTTTGCAAGCAGAGTGATTCGTCCAGGCCGATCATTCGTCTCGCACCTCATCAAGCTGTCCACTACAGTCAAGGAACTTCATCACCATGTTACGTTTACTTCAGCTGTGCGTTCAGATTTAGCTATGTGGTCATCATTTTTAGCATCATGGAATGGTGTGTCTTTCTTTCTAGATGACATTACCCCCGCGGCAGATCTAGATTTATTTACTGATGCCACACTTTCAGCCTTTGGAGGTTATTTTGAGGGCCACTGGTTTCAAGATTTTTTCCCACCTGAAATATTAAAGGAACGTACATCTATGGCATTGTTTGAACTTTACCCAATTGTGATGGCATGTGTTTTATGGGGACATTTGTGGTCGCGCAAAAGAATTTCATTCCATTGTGATATTATGGCTACTGTGGAAATTATAAGTAAAGGCAGATCAAAAGTAGATAAAGCTTGGGAAAATAATGAGACGCCTCACTTTACTTGCTGCgaaaaacaattttgttattCTTGCCCAACACATTGCTGGTAAACAGAACTGTATCGCTGATGCTCTTTCTTGTTGGCAGATGACCAGGTTCAGAGGTCTAGCACCACATGCGGATCATCTACCCACACCCTGTCGTCCGATGCAGGAGCAGCTCATGCTGGCCTGAGTATGGATTTTACTCTATGGTGGGGCAATTCACTTAGTAAATCCACTTTGTCTACCTACAAGTCAGCTctctcttgttttttttttgtcttttctcGTGCTGCATAGACTTGTCACGCCGTGGTTATCAGATACTGTACTTTTAATTGCAGAAGACGTTCTAATGAAATTTGTAACATTTTGCCAGGAATCATTACACTTTCGTTTTGAAACTATTAGACTGTATTTAGCAGGAATAAGGTTTCATTCTGTTAAATATGGTATGGGTGACCCATTGGCTAATCGTTTACGTCTACCGTATATTTTGCGTGCTATTAAGAGAAATCAGCCCAATATGTCTGTTGAAAGTAAGCGTCTTCCCATTACTTTCCAATTTTACAGAACTTGTGCAATGCTCTCGATAGAGGTGTATTTACCCCCTTTTTTGGATGTGATGTTGTCATGTGCATTTACAACagctttttatgtttttttaagatGTGGAGAATTTACATGCAAGTCATTTCAGGACAGTTTTATTACAATTAGAGATGTAGTGGTGAACAACGACCAATCTCAATTTCAATTGTTACTTCGTAATTCTAAAACTGACCCCTTTGGTCAGGGTGTCCTTGTCTCTATTTTTGACAATAAACCCCTAAACCCTGTTAGCACTTTGTGTAGGTACCTGAATGTAAGACAGAGTCAAGGTGCGGTTTTTGATGCGCCTCTAttcatagaaaatgaaaacagcTATAAGCCTCTCACCAGACAAACCTTTTTGTTCTATTTGAAAGAAGCATTAACTAGTTAGGTTATGACGATCGATCATTCAGCGGCCATTCTTTTAGAATAGGCGCTTGCACTTTCGGCGCAGCTGCTGGAGTTGAGGGTCATGTTCTTCAAGAGTTAGGTAGATGGAAGTCAGATTGCTTTAGAcgttacatacatacaaatcCATCTACTATTAAACATGCTCAAAGTAAATTGAACATTTCTCgatgattattatttttacatcatgATGTTTAACATTCTAAAAGCACCTATATTATTCTTGGGGGCTCTCACTCTGTTACATTCACATACGTTTTGTATCTCCATTCGATTTGGCTCTTAATTCGGGGaattttttacccccaattcatttatgctttgtgttcaattgtgttttatttttacttacTTGTTAGCTTAGTTAGTGAGATAACTATGGGAATCGTCCCTCTAGTCATGTACATAGTTTagtatgttttgattttatgttTGTAATTGGAGAGTTGTCTAGCTTGTAAATCTGTCTTTGTAAGTGCCTGTTGGAGGTCGCTCTGTAAATCACtgtacttacccagatactagCTACGACTCGACTTAAGATCGCTTAAGTCTCTGAGGATTACCTCCCATCTCTCCTTAGCCACAGCTTAGGATCGCCTAAGCTTGGGGATCGCCCCAGCTCTTAGTGTAGGTCCGCCCTAGCGTGGGGATCGCCCCAGCTTCTCGACTTAACTTAGGATCGCCTAAGTTACATccatcatatttttatatgtttgcttgttttagtatttttgttatgtatataaCGTATAGTTGTAACAGAGCAACCCCAAGAATGCCAAACCTTTAAATTTTTATTAGTACTTTTGCCTGAACAAGTTACTTTACTGggtttaataatttttttctttaaaatatccttgttgtgttgtgtttaaATTTCCTGTATTATGATAGGGGTGAAAGTGTTCAATTGCAATCTGAATTTTAgtgctatttctctgaaaacatTCTACCAAAACGTCAAAATAACGGTTCAGTCACACAGTGGTCAGTGCAGTCGAACTTATACTCAACTCTTGAACTACtgcaatttttaaaaattggtCCGATGATAGAAGTAAGGTCCGTCTCTACACAGGTCGAAGTTTCACCAGTGTCAACAGCGGGACGTTTATAATAAGAGGACAATGGTCCATCGAGATATCTGTTGAACTTTGTGTGATGGAGAAAAACAAACAATCGAAGAAAATAGATAACTTTAAAGACGAATCTAGAGGACATCGCATGGGTTTCATTATGACAAATCATTCAGTATGTCTTCAGAAAGAAATTGCTTCTGAAAGAACTCTCACCTTACTACGGATCGCCTTTCACAAGGTAGGACGAGGAGAAGATATGGTATTAACTGTGTATACCCAATAGTGCGTGAATGTAAATTCTGCTGTTTGGATTATGTTATTGCAATTTCGCCGAAATTGTTTAAATTCTGAGAATAGTTGAttacataaaaaattatattcatcgTCTTAAGTGTAAGAAAAACACAAAAGGATTATGAATTAGTTCTTTCAAaggatttttttaacatttgctGAATCCCAATCGAATGGCAAATATATCCTTCCATTATCAAAAATAACggatagaaaaagaaaaagaactAGAGGGCCTTATCACACAGCTTCAGTGTGACAAATTACTTACCGTATCTCCAAAAAGAAAACGAAGAATGTGCTACCTGATATGCCTTTCACATTCCATCGGAATCGTATGCGAAGAGTTAGtaatttacatgtcattgagagtgtactccttcaGATGATTTAGAAACGAAAGGTTGATAACTCTACAGGCCCATCGAACCTTCTGATTCATTAATGCGTTTTCAATGCGGCAATATTAACATCTGAAATCGACTTTGGTTAGAGAGTAACGTCAGGGTGAACTATAAAGGTTGAAATACAATACTTGACATGATAATTCTACGTCATATTATGGACTAAATATATCAAAGATCAACCACTTCCTTAgaataaatcattttgttttgGACCAATGCGGCAATCTACACTATAACTTTCAGAGActtgatttgtttttaattaccAGAGATAAAGCCAAAACTGTGATAAACATACGGTCGTCCGTTACTTCACTAATGGCATTGTACTTGGTAGATACACAGGCTAACATCATCATTGtttgatattcataatttatatGTACTACAGTCGAACACTAAGTCGCCTGAAAAACGACACACCTCCAACAAAACACGTCAGCTGTGGGGATATGGTATGGTCATGTGATGAGGTCACGTGTACTTTGGTCCAACTCATCGTGCGTCAGGTGGGTTGAGAAGATTTTAGGCCGAACCCTGTGCCACATGGACGTGTATATCTATAACATTAGGCCACTGGCCTATCCTTAGGTACATATGGTAATAGATTCATAGGTGTTTAACCATCAACACTGTATcaaatcatgatatatatacaggttgaAAATCTAGTCATGTCGATACAGCTATCGTACTATCTAGTTGAACTTTCCTCTATATGCTCCATACATGTACGTGAATACACACGATCACTGTACAGACTCTCATACCATTGGTGATGTCACGTTACTAATCACGAAACTAACTCCAATAGCTTTGTGAATGCTGACTAATTCATCATAAACCTCATTTTACCATATGTggtaaataaaatgaaaatatggtGCCTAAAAAGAAAAACCGGCGGAAGAATTCTTACATAACTAAAACTAGAGTACGTTAAAATGATGATGAAACGTCAACAACAATCAGGTATATTCGAAAATAATTTGGAGGACCAAGCGTTTTCTGCTTTGGTGACGATGCCAACTGTACAAACTGTCATATAGAGGCTAGATCAACCACGGCCGATAAAGGATGATACCCTGGCTTGTACAGAACAACTGTggtttttttgtgaaatgagattacaatgtacaataaATGATAGCGTATAATCGTATGACGAAACtctttcaattttaaaattgtaggCATTGAAAGTGTAACACATTTCATCAACACGCTCTATGTCACAAAAATTACCCTTTCCATCCTACCCAATCTGCTCGCCCCTCACAAAAATTACCCTTTCCATCCTACCCAATCTGCTCGCCCCTCACAAAAATTACCCTTTCCATCCTACCCAATCTGCTCGCCCCTCACAAAAATTACCCTTTCCATCCTACCCAATCTGCTCGCCCCTCACAAAAATTACCCTTCCCATCCTACCCAATCTGCTCGCCCCTCACAAAAATTACCCTTTCCATCCTACCCAATCTGCTCGCCCCTCACAAAAATTACCCTTTCCATCCTACCCAATCTGCTCGCCCCTCACAAAAACTACCCTTCCCATCCTACCCAATCTGTTCGCCCCTCATCGATTAACCCTGACTTCCATCTTTCTGGTATGCTGTATATTACTACGCGTGTTTTTCATTCATAAATGGTATAGGGTAGGCCGACCTGAATGTTTGCCAGAATTGTAATAATACATTGATCAAATCTGCCGGGTCGTCAGGCACACACGTAATCACCTTACCGGTCCCGGTAATAATCTACGATGTGTACAGAATACACGTAACTcatcacaaaattaaaaaaaaaaaaaaaaaaaaaaaaaaaaaatgacgatTAGTGTGAGACCAGCGTCGGATTTAATTATTTGAAACTAAAATGAATTATCGAAATCCCAACTTTTCAGCGAAGATCTTGCAATAATGTATCGGGTTATCTACACTGTACTTCTAAACTAAAGAATAGTTCCGTTTACATGACATCTGTACTCCTTATTTTAAGATTTTGACCAATATTAACGTTTCACATGGTACTTGACATGTCAAAATactttataaaagttttatgttGGACTCcatgattttgaataaaattgagagttttttgttttgtttctactAATAGCAGTTAGTAGATTCCTATGTTTGCTAATGTAAGTGAGCTTAATAAATCAGCTGATCCCAACGTTTAGAATTAGCCCAACGACATAAACAAAGCTTATATTTCTAAATAAGATCAAACACTTTTATGAAAACCGTGGTCAGTATAAGCGGTCCACAAGTATGAACTGTAGGAAGCCTGGCTCAaacaaaagagaaaacaaatatCTCAGGAGAATTTAGCTAGTATAATTAAAATACCATTAGATCAGTGGTAGAGTCACTTATCCGCATTTGATGGAATCTCAGTGTTTTGCTCCCGTATCAACAGAGCGTCGTTATCTCTGACATGCGTGATAACTCAATTAGCTCTACACCAGCCGACAGACGGCAGCACCTGTATCGGCATTGCGATTGGTCATTTCGCTTTGATCACTGTGTCGGATGAGAAAACAAATTCTTCTCTCGTTGATAATGGCTGCTTTGGAGTAAATAAGAACATTTTGTATCGTAAAAGATGAAAACTTTACGTCATGGAATTATTtgccgccattttggaatttacACACGTGCATTTAGTTGTAAAACCGCAGATAGTTTTAAATCATAAATTTTATTTGGTGCACCTGTGCACAGAATCCGTCTTGTCACAATTGGAATATCAGTTTCTTTAAGCCGACAAATTCGTCATGGAAAAATTTTCCATTAAAATACCAGCAACTGAACAATGATTGCTTTTCTGTTGCCCTGACCAAAGAGTTCCGTCCGGAAGATAAATGGTAAAGAGGCCCTCCGACGGGAAACTTATCCATGGAATAGAAAAATCACACAAAAGATGTCTTGGAACATGTGCAGAGAGCGGAGAAAGCCTACAAGaatgtaaaataaatcataCAAGGAACGTAAAAACGACACTAGGAATATGACTGATGGCAGCAAGCGCCTAGGTATGCAGGGGAGACAATCAGTTATACTTATACTATAATCTTGCTACTCGACGCTTCTTTTATAACTGCATTTTATGCCAAACGTTCGACATGCTGAAAACATACAATTACTTTACTACAAATATATACTACCGATATAGTAATCGGTTTATATACTTTGTAGATTCATTTGGGACTGGTTAAATTAGAAAGTCGTAGAACGTTTCAAGGCATCATGTATTTACCAGAGAGCAGTCCTATTAGCGTAACATGTATTCATCAACATATCGAAATAATTTACCAATTCCCCCTATCTCTCTGATTAAAAACCACAACTCTCATGCAATGAGAAATACAATTTAATCAGTTCAAACTGATGAAAATGGTACATAAACTGTCTTTCAGAAATCGAAACCAGAAGATTATGATTTTTACGGCAATCATTTAAACGCATGGGAACCAAAAGACTCTGACTGATAAGGCAAAACTAGCTAATGGTTTTGTCAAATACACACGTAACATGTTAAAACGACCACGACATATTTACGATACCAGTCCAGGTGTGATGCCTAATGGCGGACAAG
This genomic window contains:
- the LOC138319692 gene encoding uncharacterized protein, with product MSAPHDDPLNPSMNSLIDKDSHSLKYVKIDDAITLIKNLGKRSWLMKTDISDAFKLPPISPELWPLHGISWKEKYYFFVRLVFGSRSNPKIFDSLSIAISWIALNVYGIENVLHLLDDFLVVQPPHADATAIMNSFLDIFHKLCVPISMHKTEGPCTCLEYLGVCLDSSKMEARLPLEKVKRIREILDSFSMRKTCTKCELLSLLGHMNFASRVIRPGRSFVSHLIKLSTTVKELHHHVTFTSAVRSDLAMWSSFLASWNGVSFFLDDITPAADLDLFTDATLSAFGDDQVQRSSTTCGSSTHTLSSDAGAAHAGLSMDFTLCRTLSRLKNDTPPTKHVSCGDMVWSCDEVTCTLVQLIVRQVG